One Metamycoplasma canadense DNA segment encodes these proteins:
- the nadE gene encoding NAD(+) synthase — protein MKNGWYNFDIKNKNEVLKYENLVKRIKKWIYKKVRNANSQGITLGISGGIDSCALALISYQLFKENAHFYYLKTKKDLENEKHIKKLNKLLNNSIKTINLTKEFNLFSKKFNLENNWIKANCKSRFFMNVLYTEAQKNNSLVLGTDNFNEYFLGYFTKWGDGACDLLPFANLFKSDIYKIAEILNAPHEIINKRPSANLIENQFDEDELGFSYEQFENYFKNKNLVSYEIIKKIEIQIKKTEHKRKMIPKGPKLI, from the coding sequence ATGAAAAATGGTTGATATAACTTTGATATAAAAAATAAAAATGAAGTCTTGAAATACGAAAATTTAGTTAAAAGAATTAAAAAATGAATATATAAAAAAGTTAGAAATGCAAACTCACAAGGAATTACTTTGGGCATTTCTGGAGGTATAGATAGTTGTGCGCTAGCTTTAATTTCTTATCAATTATTTAAAGAAAATGCTCATTTTTATTATTTAAAAACTAAAAAAGATTTAGAAAATGAAAAACATATCAAAAAACTTAATAAACTTTTAAATAATTCAATAAAAACTATTAATTTGACTAAAGAATTTAATTTATTTTCTAAAAAATTTAATTTAGAAAATAATTGAATAAAAGCTAATTGCAAATCTAGATTTTTTATGAATGTTTTATATACTGAGGCTCAAAAAAATAATTCACTAGTTTTAGGTACCGATAATTTCAATGAGTATTTTTTAGGTTATTTTACCAAATGAGGTGATGGGGCGTGCGATTTATTACCATTTGCTAATTTATTTAAAAGTGATATTTATAAAATAGCTGAAATTTTAAATGCACCTCACGAGATAATAAATAAACGCCCAAGTGCTAATTTAATTGAAAATCAATTTGACGAAGATGAACTTGGTTTTAGTTATGAACAATTTGAAAACTATTTTAAAAATAAAAATCTAGTTTCATATGAAATAATAAAAAAAATAGAAATACAAATCAAAAAAACTGAACATAAAAGAAAAATGATTCCTAAAGGTCCAAAACTAATTTAG
- a CDS encoding MMB_0454 family protein, translating into MRNYISVNTKINFDFKVEINAIYDAINSFFNNQEAIILSSEPIVVINDNKSNLDIFIKYKLKKDAILSFETKKMIFMLQQALQSLINVKPNNINMVFEGFYDI; encoded by the coding sequence ATGCGTAATTATATATCAGTTAATACAAAGATTAACTTTGATTTTAAAGTTGAAATAAATGCAATATATGACGCAATTAATTCTTTTTTTAATAATCAAGAAGCAATTATTTTAAGTTCCGAACCAATAGTTGTTATTAATGATAATAAAAGTAATTTAGATATTTTTATAAAATATAAATTAAAAAAAGATGCGATTTTGTCTTTTGAAACTAAAAAAATGATTTTTATGTTGCAGCAAGCTTTGCAATCATTAATCAATGTAAAACCTAATAATATTAATATGGTTTTTGAAGGTTTTTATGACATTTAA
- a CDS encoding variable surface lipoprotein, whose translation MKKLKKILLTFGFLAPLTTLPVISAACDNKKEENSKDINEEINKIKKEYEDLQKKTNLLISSTSEKEKKEKDLQKLLDDNTKKIADLEKEINKLEEKERKTKKLEELKKLNNQYLGLADALKDGFAEYPELGEDKEDGSFNDSEEDELGTDSEDGSFTNDGQNIEKDRKTKKLEELKKLNDQYLGLADALKDGFAEYPELGEDKEDGSFNDSEEDELGTDSEDGSFTKDGQNIEKKKK comes from the coding sequence ATGAAAAAACTAAAAAAAATTTTATTAACTTTTGGTTTTTTAGCTCCCTTAACAACATTACCAGTAATATCGGCAGCTTGTGATAATAAAAAAGAAGAAAATTCAAAAGATATAAATGAAGAAATTAACAAAATAAAAAAAGAATATGAAGATTTACAGAAAAAAACTAATTTATTAATTTCTTCAACATCAGAAAAAGAAAAGAAAGAAAAAGATTTACAAAAACTTTTAGATGATAATACTAAAAAAATTGCAGATTTAGAAAAAGAAATTAATAAATTAGAAGAAAAAGAAAGAAAAACAAAAAAACTAGAAGAATTAAAGAAACTTAATAATCAATACTTAGGTTTAGCAGATGCTCTTAAAGATGGTTTTGCTGAATATCCAGAACTAGGTGAAGATAAAGAAGATGGTTCATTCAATGACTCTGAAGAAGATGAACTTGGAACCGATAGTGAAGATGGTTCATTTACTAATGACGGTCAAAATATAGAAAAAGATAGAAAAACAAAAAAACTAGAAGAATTAAAGAAACTTAATGATCAATACTTAGGTTTAGCAGATGCTCTTAAAGATGGTTTTGCTGAATATCCAGAACTAGGTGAAGATAAAGAAGATGGTTCATTCAATGACTCTGAAGAAGATGAACTTGGAACCGATAGTGAAGATGGTTCATTTACTAAAGACGGTCAAAATATAGAAAAAAAGAAAAAATAA
- a CDS encoding IS3 family transposase has protein sequence MLVSLIRKVKKVIHKYIKYYNEKRIITKLKGMTPKKYRYHSVKNNLK, from the coding sequence TTATTAGTTTCACTCATTAGAAAAGTTAAAAAAGTTATCCATAAATATATAAAGTATTATAATGAAAAAAGAATAATTACAAAATTAAAAGGAATGACACCTAAAAAATATAGATATCATTCCGTAAAAAACAATTTAAAATAA
- the efp gene encoding elongation factor P: MINVNDLKPGVTFKLDGNIYVVLEAQHSKQGRGQANVKAKAKDLRTGSTTIKSFTGGEKVEKAMIDKVSMDYLYNAGEVVVLMDQETFEQIEIPVENLKWELNFLKEGMKIIVRKYESEVLDIELPANVALEVIEAPDAVKGNTAQAAQKKVTLETNFVLETPLFIKEGETILVSTETGKYVGRA; the protein is encoded by the coding sequence ATGATAAATGTTAATGATTTAAAACCAGGAGTCACTTTTAAATTAGATGGAAATATTTATGTTGTTTTAGAGGCTCAACATTCAAAACAAGGTAGAGGACAAGCTAACGTTAAAGCAAAAGCAAAAGATTTAAGAACAGGATCAACAACAATAAAATCTTTTACTGGTGGTGAAAAAGTAGAAAAAGCTATGATCGACAAGGTTTCAATGGATTATTTATATAATGCAGGTGAAGTTGTTGTTTTAATGGATCAGGAAACATTTGAACAAATTGAAATACCAGTTGAAAATTTAAAATGAGAACTTAATTTCTTAAAAGAAGGAATGAAAATTATTGTTAGAAAATATGAATCTGAAGTTTTAGATATTGAATTACCTGCTAATGTTGCTTTAGAAGTGATTGAGGCTCCAGATGCGGTTAAAGGTAATACAGCCCAAGCTGCGCAAAAGAAAGTAACTTTAGAAACAAATTTTGTTCTTGAAACACCTCTTTTTATAAAAGAAGGTGAAACTATTTTAGTTTCAACAGAAACTGGTAAGTATGTAGGAAGAGCATAA
- a CDS encoding IS3 family transposase, with product MLLVSLIRKVKKVIHKYIKYYNEKRIITKLKGMTSKK from the coding sequence ATTTTATTAGTTTCGCTCATTAGAAAAGTTAAAAAAGTTATCCATAAATATATAAAGTATTACAATGAAAAAAGAATAATTACAAAATTAAAAGGAATGACATCTAAAAAATAG